The genomic segment ACGGATCGGCGCCGCGGACCTAAGACACGGAAGGATAAAAGCCTGGGAGATGACGCTCCCGGGCTTTTTGTCGTTCGGAAGACGCATCGCTAACCATTGAATCCATCGAATCCATCGGGAAAGAGAGTTGAACAGGATGTTAAACACCGTTATCGGCGCAGGGGGAAAATGGTCGGGCCGCATCGGGCGCGGCAAGCTGCTTCGCTTCACGGCACTCGAGGCGGGGGCGAACGTGTCGCTGATGCTGTTCCACGCGCACGATCTGACCGAGCGCTACAACATGCCGGATACGTTAAAGGCCCAATATACGGCGCATCTGACGACGGGGCACACGCTGATGAGCGACAACGGCCGGGTGCTCGCCGGCATCGTGCACGACGAGCTCGGCTGGCATGACCCGATCGGCGGCTATACGACAAGGTCGCTCACCGATGACCGATACGGCCGCACGACTTACCAGGACCTTCGCAACGACTGGCTGCGCAGCGGCCAGGAAAACTTCGCGGTCGAGCTGACGCGCCACGGACTGGGCATGCGGGACATGATGCCGGTCGTCAACCTGTTTTCCAAAGTGTACTGCGACGAGAACGGCGCGATGCATTACGTGCAGGACCACTGTCCGGCGGGATCGTCGGTGACGCTCCGCTCGGAGATGGATGTCATCCTGGCGCTGTCGAATACGCC from the Cohnella hashimotonis genome contains:
- a CDS encoding urea amidolyase associated protein UAAP1, which encodes MLNTVIGAGGKWSGRIGRGKLLRFTALEAGANVSLMLFHAHDLTERYNMPDTLKAQYTAHLTTGHTLMSDNGRVLAGIVHDELGWHDPIGGYTTRSLTDDRYGRTTYQDLRNDWLRSGQENFAVELTRHGLGMRDMMPVVNLFSKVYCDENGAMHYVQDHCPAGSSVTLRSEMDVILALSNTPNPLDRRQSYPAVPVRLEVTQAEPVRGDDVCVNHRDENRRAYENTWAYYSLI